The Kluyveromyces marxianus DMKU3-1042 DNA, complete genome, chromosome 6 genome window below encodes:
- the REB1 gene encoding DNA-binding protein REB1, which translates to MSQNDGNHESVEEAVFKYVGVGLGKSGEEDSVNKQKSVDWFLKEQDHEHEDEQDREQEQGPDQERDDDSKHRDANDVSAVAAAAVAAALSVKKRARTSEQLSGKVNATGQAAKKPKKNKTKLHLAAVDPELASLDDNLVDSNDPEEQSHHQLVHKAIMDTDNIASQHPDFQQYLNTEDDQEPKKEKAHERSYDELSNIDDDHMDDVSVSSSVPAQVKLKKTAEVLPKVLSSETHTRDHQDDVSSLIQEAAAKASHIINPATQSNGKSFDESEEEALEQFIKEYQKIRGLSRRQICERIWSNERRKDDFWTNICRVLPYRTRSSIYKHVRRKYHIFEQRGKWTPEEDAELARWCAEKEGQWSNIGKVLGRMPEDCRDRWRNYVKCGPNRAANKWSPEEEEKLKSVIHQMLENASAAYEDGEDEGDDAEEEENDIKESSAKVEGSDSSDMLNVQSSEKKSLSTKSKKKPAPKDIINWTVVSEQMGGTRSRIQCRYKWNKLLKKEALNKIKNISEDDKFWLLTKLRDMGFTEDSQVDWEELSTLMPGRRWTGTELKLLYEKVRTSVRQYKRKTINVICKELVGYPETSMPLNNGIHQHDSPVDDEKD; encoded by the coding sequence ATGTCGCAGAACGATGGAAACCATGAGTCCGTGGAAGAGGCTGTGTTCAAATACGTTGGAGTTGGACTTGGGAAATCgggagaagaagattctgtCAATAAACAAAAGTCAGTAGATTGGTTTTTGAAAGAGCAAGACCACGAACACGAAGACGAACAAGACCGTGAACAAGAGCAAGGGCCAGATCAAGAGAGGGATGATGATTCCAAGCATCGTGATGCTAATGACGTGAGTGCTGTTGCTGCCGCTGccgttgctgctgctcttTCTGTTAAAAAGAGGGCTCGTACAAGTGAACAACTTAGTGGCAAGGTAAATGCTACTGGTCAAGCTGCtaaaaaaccaaagaagaataaaaccAAGCTACATCTAGCCGCAGTGGACCCCGAATTAGCCTCTTTAGATGATAATTTAGTGGACTCAAATGATCCTGAGGAACAATCACATCATCAATTGGTGCATAAGGCTATTATGGACACAGATAATATTGCTTCGCAACATCCAGATTTCCAACAATATTTGAATACCGAAGATGATCAGGAACctaaaaaggaaaaggctCATGAAAGATCATATGATGAGCTTTCAAACATAGATGATGATCATATGGATGATGTATCTGTATCAAGTTCTGTTCCAGCTCAAGTCAAACTAAAGAAAACTGCTGAAGTATTACCAAAAGTACTGTCCTCTGAAACCCATACAAGAGATCATCAAGATGATGTGTCTAGTTTGATTCAAGAAGCTGCTGCAAAGGCTTCTCATATCATAAACCCAGCTACCCAGTCAAATGGAAAATCCTTTGACGAATCCGAGGAAGAAGCTTTAGAACAATTCATTAAGgaatatcaaaaaattAGAGGTTTGTCTAGACGCCAGATCTGTGAAAGAATCTGGTCCAATGAAAGGCGTAAGGATGACTTTTGGACGAACATCTGTAGGGTCTTGCCATATAGAACGAGATCCTCTATTTACAAGCACGTTCGTCGTAAGTACCATATTTTCGAACAACGTGGTAAATGGACTCCGGAAGAAGATGCTGAGTTAGCAAGGTGGTGTgctgaaaaagaaggtcAGTGGTCGAATATTGGAAAGGTTTTAGGTAGAATGCCTGAAGACTGTAGAGATCGCTGGAGAAACTACGTTAAGTGTGGGCCCAATAGAGCTGCCAACAAATGGTCTCccgaagaagaggaaaaattaaagagcGTTATCCACCAAATGTTAGAAAATGCAAGCGCTGCTTATGAAGATGGAGAAGATGAAGGTGATGATGCtgaggaggaggaaaaTGATATCAAGGAATCTTCTGCAAAGGTAGAGGGATCTGATAGTTCAGACATGTTAAATGTTCAAAgttcagaaaagaaatctCTATCtacaaaatcaaagaaaaaacctGCTCCAAAAGATATAATAAACTGGACAGTTGTAAGCGAGCAAATGGGAGGAACAAGATCTCGTATTCAATGTCGTTATAAGTGGAAtaaacttttgaagaaagaggcattaaataaaatcaaaaacatcTCCGAAGATGATAAGTTTTGGTTATTGACAAAGCTAAGAGATATGGGTTTCACCGAAGATTCACAAGTCGATTGGGAAGAATTATCTACTTTAATGCCGGGTAGAAGATGGACAGGTACTGAGCTCAAATTACTGTACGAAAAAGTAAGAACCTCTGTTCGCcaatacaaaagaaaaacgaTCAATGTCATTTGTAAGGAACTAGTTGGTTATCCTGAGACTTCTATGCCACTTAATAATGGTATTCATCAACATGATAGCcctgttgatgatgaaaaggATTGA
- the SIM1 gene encoding putative glucosidase SIM1 has translation MKFATALASASFIGATLVSALPHPHAKRDEDCSTTVHAHHKHKRAVAVEYVYQTITVNGQGQTISPSTTEAAPTSTEAQTQQTSTSTSSATTTLQPSSSAQQSSSSESSSSSTSSASSSSSSSSSSGGNSNGVDGDLSWYSGPSEEFQDGVISCDQFPSGQGVIALDWLGFGGWSGIENSDGSTGGNCKEGSYCSYACQPGMSKTQYPANQPSNGVSVGGLLCKNGKLYRSNQNEKYLCEWGVDSAYVVSELDKSVAICRTDYPGTENMVIPTIVNAGGKEPLTVVDQDTYYQWQGKKTSAQYYVNNAGVSMEDGCIWGTPGSGVGNWAPLNFGAGATGGISYLSLIPNPNNRDALNFNVKIVGADGATVIGDCVYENGSYSGGQDGCTVSVTSGAANFVLYN, from the coding sequence atgaaattcGCTACTGCTTTGGCTTCCGCCTCATTTATTGGCGCTACCTTAGTTTCAGCTCTACCTCATCCACATGCTAAGCGTGATGAGGACTGTTCCACTACTGTCCATGCTCATCACAAGCACAAGAgagctgttgctgttgaaTATGTTTACCAAACTATCACCGTTAACGGTCAAGGTCAAACTATCTCTCCATCCACTACTGAAGCTGCTCCAACTTCAACAGAAGCTCAAACTCAGCAAACTTCTACCAGTACTTCTTCTGCTACTACCACTTTGCAACCATCTTCCTCTGCTCAAcaatcttcttcgtctGAGTCGAGTTCTTCTAGCACTTCCAGTGCCTCCTCctcaagttcttcaagctCTTCCAGCGGTGGTAACTCCAATGGTGTTGATGGTGACTTGTCATGGTACTCTGGTCCATCTGAGGAATTCCAAGATGGTGTGATTTCTTGTGATCAATTCCCATCTGGTCAAGGTGTTATCGCCTTAGACTGGTTAGGATTCGGTGGTTGGTCCGGTATTGAGAACTCCGACGGCTCTACTGGTGGTAACTGTAAGGAAGGTTCTTACTGTTCTTACGCTTGTCAACCTGGTATGTCCAAGACTCAATACCCAGCTAATCAACCTTCCAATGGTGTGTCTGTTGGTGGTTTATTGTGTAAGAACGGTAAGTTGTACCGTTCTAACCAAAACGAAAAGTACTTGTGTGAATGGGGTGTTGACAGTGCTTACGTTGTCAGTGAATTAGATAAATCCGTTGCTATTTGTAGAACTGATTACCCAGGTACTGAAAACATGGTTATTCCAACTATTGTTAATGCCGGTGGTAAGGAACCATTAACTGTTGTGGACCAAGACACTTACTACCAATGGCAAGGTAAGAAGACATCAGCACAATACTACGTTAACAATGCTGGTGTTTCTATGGAAGATGGTTGTATTTGGGGTACCCCAGGTTCCGGTGTTGGTAACTGGGCCCCATTGAACTTTGGTGCAGGTGCTACCGGTGGAATTTCGTATTTGTCTTTGATTCCAAACCCAAACAATCGTGATGCTCTAAACTTCAACGTAAAGATTGTCGGTGCTGATGGTGCCACTGTTATTGGAGACTGTGTTTACGAAAATGGTTCTTACAGCGGTGGCCAAGACGGTTGTACCGTTTCTGTTACTTCTGGTGCTGCTAACTTCGTTTTGTATAACTAA
- the AYR1 gene encoding acylglycerone-phosphate reductase yields the protein MVESKYALVTGASSGIGYEVTKELLRRGWYVYACARRTQQMEELRSEFGDRCIPRKLDVSNQNDIIQLRLKLEQELPDQKLHLLYNNAGQSCTLPATDVTEEALDNAFRVNVYGPINSCREFAPLIINAKGTIVFTGSLAGICPFPFGSVYSATKAAIHAYARVLHVELSPLGVRVINMITGGVATNIADKRALPEYSMFNFPEGITAYETRKKMADKNQPMSAAAYARETVNDIERVHTDPVDIYRGTMATMVKWLMLLVPYSLLEWGLRKKFKLDPAYAVLNKQQRQRQHAIKDD from the coding sequence CCGGTGCATCTTCTGGAATTGGGTATGAGGTGACTAAAGAGCTTTTAAGAAGGGGTTGGTATGTGTACGCCTGTGCTAGAAGGACGCAGCAAATGGAAGAGTTAAGGAGCGAATTTGGAGACAGGTGTATTCCGAGGAAGCTAGATGTGTCAAATCAAAATGATATAATCCAATTACGGTTGAAGTTGGAACAAGAGCTACCAGACCAGAAATTGCATCTTCTATACAATAATGCAGGTCAAAGTTGTACTTTACCTGCGACTGATGTTACGGAAGAAGCGTTGGACAATGCATTCCGTGTTAATGTATATGGTCCGATTAACTCTTGTAGGGAGTTTGCACCACTAATTATTAATGCCAAAGGTACCATTGTTTTTACGGGTTCTTTAGCCGGCATTTGTCCCTTTCCTTTTGGCTCAGTATATAGTGCTACGAAGGCTGCAATTCATGCATACGCAAGAGTGTTACATGTGGAGTTAAGCCCCTTAGGAGTACGGGTGATTAACATGATTACTGGTGGAGTCGCTACAAACATTGCTGATAAGAGAGCATTGCCTGAATACAGTATGTTCAACTTCCCAGAAGGTATTACTGCTTATGAAACTCGTAAAAAAATGGCAGATAAGAACCAGCCAATGTCTGCTGCTGCTTACGCCAGAGAAACCGtaaatgatattgaaagagTTCATACAGACCCTGTAGATATCTACAGAGGCACTATGGCAACAATGGTGAAATGGCTAATGTTACTTGTTCCATATAGCTTGCTTGAATGGGGATTGCGTaaaaagttcaagttgGATCCGGCATATGCTGTATTAAACAAACAGCAACGCCAACGCCAACATGCTATCAAAGATGATTAA
- the POG1 gene encoding Pog1p, with protein sequence MSSKTDTNENDYDTEDEESTLQQPPDEGFYREIMKNLGLAPSSGSEGSKIPDRDLLIRLIELKRIESAKEVEKLKSENLDKLDRLLIKISALNLPTEVILSLIESPSGQLESNLERIGIMPMHPPSNQIASSDNVRGWSQVTPPQTQTQLPQQSSATVQSQIPHGYHSRTLSHPIELMPSIQKPNQPTQQQMQQKLPPPIVNAGAQQSYSPLPSLGGSQLKYHFPPPAPGPAGVSSDVSPNSSVNNRTVLYYPSRYPGQISYYNPQNIPPPIYEQASNLPNSRLGHKRSHSAMTVPEMSTFTIRRNDPNEIVNLDPAKKSGKVSFLINTPKNPPK encoded by the coding sequence ATGTCTTCAAAAACCGAtacaaatgaaaatgattATGATACCGAAGATGAGGAATCGACACTTCAACAACCACCTGATGAAGGTTTCTATAGAGAGATTATGAAAAATCTAGGTTTAGCGCCATCTAGTGGTAGTGAGGGCTCCAAAATACCCGATAGAGACCTACTAATACGACTAATAGAGCTGAAAAGAATAGAGTCTGCCAAAGAAGTCGAGAAACTAAAATCGGAAAATCTTGATAAGTTAGATCGTTTATTGATAAAGATCAGCGCATTGAATTTACCTACGGAAGTTATACTGAGTTTAATAGAATCTCCATCTGGCCAGTTAGAATCGAATCTTGAAAGGATAGGAATAATGCCCATGCATCCACCTAGCAACCAAATAGCCTCCTCTGATAATGTGAGAGGATGGTCACAGGTGACTCCACCTCAAACTCAGACTCAACTTCCCCAACAGAGTTCAGCAACTGTCCAATCACAAATACCACACGGGTATCATTCTCGAACTTTATCTCACCCAATAGAGCTTATGCCATCAATCCAGAAACCAAATCAACCAACTCAACAACAGATGCAGCAAAAATTACCACCTCCCATTGTGAACGCTGGAGCACAGCAGTCTTATAGTCCTCTGCCCAGTTTGGGTGGATCTCAGCTCAAATATCATTTCCCCCCTCCAGCCCCTGGCCCAGCTGGAGTTTCTTCGGATGTCTCCCCAAATTCATCTGTCAACAATAGGACTGTTCTATATTATCCCTCACGATACCCAGGGCAAATTAGCTATTACAACCCACAAAATATTCCTCCTCCAATATATGAACAAGCTTCAAATCTGCCAAACAGTAGGCTGGGGCATAAAAGGTCCCATAGCGCCATGACTGTGCCAGAGATGAGCACTTTTACGATACGTCGCAATGATCCAAATGAAATAGTGAATCTTGATCCTGCGAAAAAGTCGGGGAAGGTGAGTTTCCTTATAAATACTCCTAAAAATCCTCCCAAATAA